Below is a genomic region from Deinococcus koreensis.
CGGTGGCCGAAGAGGCCTGAGCCGGACGACCACCCGGACGATGACAGCGCGCCCGCCCCGGAATGCCGGTGGCGGGCGCTGCCTTGTTGGCTGACTTGCGGGTCTTATTTGTCGGTGGCCGGGCTGGTGACTTCCACGGCGGTCAGGGTCTCGGTGATGCGGTAGGTGTGGGAGGCGCCGCGCGGCACGCAGTACGAGTCGCCGGGCTGCAGGGCGATGCTCTGGCCGTCCACGACGAGTTCGGCACGGCCCTCGATGACGTAGCCCAGGGTCTCGTAGTCGTTGACCGTCTCGGGCTTGCCCTCGTTCGGTTCCTCGCGGTGCCACAGGCGCATGGAGCCGGTCTCGCCGCGGATCAGGTGGTGCTCGCCGTCGGGGCCGTGGGTCGTGTCTCGCTGGCTGAGCTTGTAGCGGCTGGTCTGGGTCATGCCCCCAGCGTGGCGCCCACCGCCCGGGAGCGGGTGAGCGGGCGTTCAGGCCGGGTTCACGGCCCCGGTGCGGGCGGCGCCTCGTCCGTCCGCGGGCGGCTGCGCCACGCCAGCCACGCGGCCCAGGCGTTCACCAGGCCGCCCAGCAGGTGCCACACGCTGGCCTGCCCCACCGCCGCCCAGGCCAGCGCCACCCCCAGCCCGGCGAGGTTCAGGCCCACCCCGGCGCGGAAGGTGAGCCACTCGTGCGGCGTGGCGTACATCGGGGTGCGCGGCTGCGGGTCGCCCATGGCGTCCAGGGCCTCGGCGTAGCGGATCAGGGTGAGCACGCCGTAGACCAGCAGCAGCCCGCCCAGCAGCATTCCGCCCAGGCCCAGGTAGGGGCTGGCCACCCCGTAGTCCAGCGCCCCCAGCCCGAAATGCGCCAGCGCGGCCAGCACACTCACCAGCGCCAGGCCCAGCGTGCGCGGCGTGGAGTAGTTGGGAGGATCACCGAGGGCTGGCATGGATACCCCCAGCTTGCCCCCCACTCTCCCCCGGAGGATGAGGAGATGCCCATCCAGCCGCCATCCATGGGAAACAGCCGTCCAGCACGGCGCTTTTGCCCCCTGTTCGGCAGGCGCCGTGAGGAGTAGACTGGCAGACTACCGGACACGTTCGGGCACCCCGCCATGGGAAGGCCAGACCTCCGGCGGTCAGCGCGGGGTCGATGAGCGCGGAGTCAGGGCAGGGGGGGTGAAGCACAGTGGGCACCAAAGAAGACGTCCGGACGCGGTTGAACATCGCGGAGATCGTGGGTGAACACGTGCACCTCTCCCCCGCCGGCAAGGGCCGCCTGAAGGGGCTGTGTCCGTTCCACAAGGAAAAGAGCCCCAGCTTCCAGGTCGATACCGAACAGGGCTACTTCTACTGCTTCGGCTGCAAGGCCGGCGGCGACGTGTTCTCCTTCGTGCAGCGCACCGAGAACCTGAGTTTCGGCGACGCCCTGCGCAAGCTGGCCGAGAAGGCGGGCATCCAGGTCGAGGCCAAGTACGGCGAGAAGAGCAGCCGCGACCTTTACGACGTCAACGCCTTCGCGCTGAGCTACTTCCGCGAGCACCTGCCGGGGCCGGCGCTGGACTACCTGAGCCGCCGGGGCCTGAGCAGCGCGACCATCGACTCCTTCGAACTCGGCTACGCCCCGGAGGGCTGGGACGGCCTGCTGAGGCACGCCCGCGTGAAGGGCCTGTCCGAGCGGCAACTGCTGGACGCCGGCCTGCTCACCGAGAACCCCGAGAACGGCCGCATCTACGACCGCTTCCGGGGCCGCGTGATGTTCCCCATCCG
It encodes:
- a CDS encoding cupin domain-containing protein, with protein sequence MTQTSRYKLSQRDTTHGPDGEHHLIRGETGSMRLWHREEPNEGKPETVNDYETLGYVIEGRAELVVDGQSIALQPGDSYCVPRGASHTYRITETLTAVEVTSPATDK